The genomic stretch GGGGCAGCCGCATCATTGCCACGAAGGGAACCACCGAAAAGAGCAGAATCCCGGCTGATGCGCCAATAGCTTTCGCCAGACTGTAGTTGAGCGCGGCAAACAAATTCTTCGTCAGGCCCTGTGCAATCCCCGTAACCCCCACCTGCCATCGGACCCGGATGGCACCGAGGCCGATGATCACTTTAACTCGAGCCCCGGCTCGCTTCATCAACCAGCATAACCGGGCATCGTCGATGACCTCGAGCGCCAATCGCCTGTGGCCTCCGGCCCATTCATAGGCCTCGCGGCGAACCAGGTTGAATGCCCCCGTCGCAAAATAGGCACCGGATTTGGGATTATTGACACGCCACGGCGCATAAGCCACAAAACTGAGCAAGCCAAACATGGCAATTACGACACGCTCCCAAAATCCGCCCAGTACCAGTCCCGGGTAAAGGGTCAGCAGGTCAATATTTTGTGCCCCCGCAAAACGTACAGCCCGTCTCAGCGCAGCGGGCTCATACACGACGTCGGCATCCGTGAACAGGAGCCACTCCACCTGCCCGGCTCGCTGTACCCCACTCCACAGGGCATGCGTCTTGCCAAGCCAGCCTGGGGGGAGCTCCCGAATCGTTTCGATTGTGAGGTTCGAAAATTCCCGCGAAAGCTTCAAAAGCACGGGGGCCGTATGGTCGGTGGAACGATCATCCACGACGATGATCTTCAAGCCAGGATAGTCCTGGGTCGCAAGACTTCGAAGGGCGGGTTCGATGGAGTGCTCCTCGTTACGGGCAGGGACAATCACTGTCAAGGAGGGCCAATTGATATTCGGCAGCGCATCGGCGGGAAGCTCTGCCAAACGCTCGATGTCACGCCCGCGCAGGAGCCAATCGAGAAGCATCCCCCACCACAGGACCAGCGGGGCAAGCAGAGCAGTCAAGAAGAGCGCGTGAAGAAAGACCAAGTAATCCTCAACCCCGGTTTGTACCGCGAATCAAGCTTACGCATCAAATCCACGGCGAGGCACCCAAAGATCTAACGACTGAAGTCGTTACTACGCTTCCGCCCGGAGTGGCGGCGATGGACATGTGGAAAGGTCTCCACGCGGTTCCAGTAGCTTCGGTCGATGAGTTCCAGGACCCGGTCCAGTGGGATTTCGGGCGTCACAGACACAGCCACCCACCCGTTACGGGCCAGCCGGGTAAAACTGTGAGGGTGGACAAAGCCCAGCCCGAGGGCAAGCTCCGCCTCCTGGTCGGGAAGCTTCATTTCAATCAGGACTGTACGGGGGCGCAAGATAAGTGTAAAGAAGACCTGTTCATCGTAACGGTAGGCAAGCCCTCCCCAGAGCTTCCCTTCACTTACTCCTGAAAGCTCGCGAAGAGTGTCCCTCAATGACTCGTGGATTTCCTCGAGTCGCTGGTGTTTTTCTCGTGCGATCGGGGATTGCGGTGTCAATCGTTTTTTCATAAGAGTACAGCGATCAGCCATCGGCAGTCAGCTATCAGCCGTCAGCAATCAGTCATCCGAGCAAAGAGAGCAATCACTTGCTTCCACCGGCTGAGTGCTTCGGCTCAGTGTTCTTTGTAGAGAGCGGTTCGCTGACCGCTGAAGGCTCCATGCATCTCACTGACAACTGAAAACTGGCAACTGACAACTGTTTCTTCACTGCTTGTAAATCTTCCCGTCTTTCATCACAAATGAAACTCTCTCCATCAGTGAAATATCAGACAGCGGGTCACCGTTAACGGCCACAATATCCGCCAACTTTCCCGTCTCGATCGAACCGATCTTGTCCTCCATATCCAGTGCCTTGGCAGCGACTGATGTTGCCGACTGAATTGCCTGCATCGGGGTCATCCCGTACTTCACCATCAAAGAGAACTCTTTGGCCTCATTCTCGCTCCAGGCGAAACCGCCGGCATCAGTTCCAAAGACGATGGTGGCCCCGGCCCTGAGCGCTCGACCGAAGGATTCGCGGGCGATATCCATCAATTTGACCCAGATCGGTGCGCCGGCCTGTGCACGCCCCTGGGCAACGTACACCCCGACATAAAGAGTGGGACAATAGAAAACGTTCTGCCGCTTCATCTGCGCCAGGATCTCATCACTTAAATAATCTCCATGCTCAATGGAGTCTACGCCGGCGTCCAGGGCATTCTTCTCTCCGGGGGTCGCCATCGCGTGGGCGGCGACTTTATGGCGTTCCCGGTGCGCCTCATCCACGATGGCTTTCATCTCCTCCGGCGTAAAGGTCGGAATGGAGGAGAGCGTCCCGTCCGG from Terriglobia bacterium encodes the following:
- a CDS encoding glycosyltransferase family 2 protein, which codes for MVFLHALFLTALLAPLVLWWGMLLDWLLRGRDIERLAELPADALPNINWPSLTVIVPARNEEHSIEPALRSLATQDYPGLKIIVVDDRSTDHTAPVLLKLSREFSNLTIETIRELPPGWLGKTHALWSGVQRAGQVEWLLFTDADVVYEPAALRRAVRFAGAQNIDLLTLYPGLVLGGFWERVVIAMFGLLSFVAYAPWRVNNPKSGAYFATGAFNLVRREAYEWAGGHRRLALEVIDDARLCWLMKRAGARVKVIIGLGAIRVRWQVGVTGIAQGLTKNLFAALNYSLAKAIGASAGILLFSVVPFVAMMRLPHLSGWLSAASVAALFALYHLSSRGTGVSLLFAATHPLAALVMIYITFRSAFVTLLGGGVTWRGTHYSLKELKEGRRGERTSSV